Proteins encoded by one window of Lycium barbarum isolate Lr01 chromosome 11, ASM1917538v2, whole genome shotgun sequence:
- the LOC132619667 gene encoding probable 2-oxoglutarate-dependent dioxygenase AOP1: MGDSFKLPTLDFCKAELKPRTLEWYSLRDEVFKALQEYGCFEVLFDKVQPKVLHEEMKEIFNLPLELKMSISSTMFGYLGQHPTLPLYERLTIQDVLSPGVAEKFANLFLPNGKPTFWILTLFDRVSFTMRGNLTFQKLKFRKLWDLKYDF, from the exons ATGGGAGATTCTTTCAAGCTTCCAACTTTAGATTTCTGCAAGGCAGAGCTAAAACCAAGAACACTTGAATGGTATTCATTGAGAGATGAAGTTTTCAAAGCCTTGCAAGAATATGGCTGTTTTGAGGTTTTGTTTGATAAGGTTCAACCAAAAGTCTTACATGAAGAGATGAAAGAGATTTTCAACTTACCATTAGAATTAAAAATGAGTATATCTTCTACCATGTTTGGTTACCTTGGCCAACATCCAACATTACCTCTCTATGAGAGATTGACAATTCAGGATGTTCTTTCTCCTGGAGTTGCTGAAAAATTTGCTAATCTTTTCTTGCCAAATGGGAAACCTACATTTTG GATACTGACTCTGTTTGATCGTGTTTCTTTTACAATGAGGGGAAACTTGACATTTCAAAAGTTAAAATTTAGGAAATTATGGGACTTAAAATATGATTTCTAA
- the LOC132619668 gene encoding probable 2-oxoglutarate-dependent dioxygenase AOP1 encodes MVMESLGLEKYIEEQNESSNYVLTVNKYRKPTMDESGIGLAPHTDKNILTILFQIQVNGLHMQRENGQWVAVEFSPNSFLVLIGDVFEAWTNGRLHAPIHRVLMSGKDQERFSIGIFTFPKEGYLVKAPEELVDEEHPLVYKPFDGIKYVQFFKSEAGQKAGHVSLKAYCGV; translated from the exons ATGGTTATGGAGAGTTTGGGGTTGGAGAAGTACATTGAGGAGCAGAATGAATCATCAAATTATGTACTCACTGTCAACAAGTATAGAAAACCTACAATGGATGAGAGTGGAATTGGATTAGCTCCACACACAGATAAAAACATTCTAACTATTTTATTCCAGATTCAAGTAAATGGATTGCATATGCAGAGGGAGAATGGGCAGTGGGTTGCTGTTGAGTTCTCACCTAATTCTTTTCTAGTCCTTATTGGAGATGTTTTTGAG GCATGGACTAATGGTAGATTGCATGCTCCCATTCATAGAGTATTGATGTCTGGGAAGGATCAAGAAAGGTTCTCTATAGGAATTTTTACATTTCCCAAGGAAGGCTATCTTGTGAAAGCCCCAGAAGAGCTTGTAGATGAAGAGCACCCTTTGGTTTACAAGCCATTTGATGGTATTAAATATGTTCAATTCTTTAAATCAGAGGCTGGACAAAAAGCAGGCCATGTTAGTCTCAAGGCTTATTGTGGTGTTTGA